In the genome of Candidatus Obscuribacterales bacterium, the window TAATAAGAGGCTTTGACTAATGTCAAGACATCAATGTCAGCAAGGCTTTTCCCTCGTCGAGCTGATGGTGGCGCTGGTGATTAGTCTATTGATTACACTGGGCGCCTTTCAGCTTTTTCTGGTGGGGAAGAAGTCATTTGATCATGAGTTAGCTCTCGCTGAACGTCAATCATCTCTCAGGTTTCTGGTTGATTCAATTTCCTATGATATCAGAAGTGCTAGCTATACCGATTTTCTTGATG includes:
- a CDS encoding prepilin-type N-terminal cleavage/methylation domain-containing protein, yielding MSRHQCQQGFSLVELMVALVISLLITLGAFQLFLVGKKSFDHELALAERQSSLRFLVDSISYDIRSASYTDFLD